The Punica granatum isolate Tunisia-2019 chromosome 4, ASM765513v2, whole genome shotgun sequence sequence aatgaaaatcaaaatccaaattatatttttggttAAAGCTGGAAAAGGAAATAAGGTGGCAGGGAAAATTGTTTTTGACTTGGAAGAAGTCAGTGGTACAGTCAGGAGAAAAGCtcactccctctctctctctctctctctctcatgcaTATTTCAGTTGACCGACTTACTCTCCTTCACCAACTCTCTACTCTCTTCGCTCCGCCCCCTATAAACACCTCCACACCTCACCTCACTCTCTCATCCCATAACTTCTCCCTCCATTCatcctctctccctctctctctactttctctctctacatCCCGGTTTGgcagtttctctctctctctctctctctttctctctacaACAGCTATGGCTCTGGAAGCTCTGAACTCTCCCACTCACACAGCAGCAGCTCCCCCCTTCTACGTCGACGACCACCACCACCGCCACCGCGAGCTCTGGGCCAAGGCCAAGCGCTCCAAGCGCAGCCGTTCAGAGAGCGGCAGCCCCGCCAATCCCGCCGCGTCCGACGACCCAGTTGCTTCCCCCTCCGAGGAGGAGTACCTCGCCCTCTGCCTCATCATGCTCGCCCGCAGCGGCAGCGGTAGCGCCTCCGCCTCTGCCTCCGCCTCCGCCTCCGAGAGGCCGCCAGAGCCCCCGGCACTCAAGCTCTCCTACAAGTGCGCCGTTTGCGGCAAAGCCTTCCCTTCCTACCAGGCCCTTGGGGGCCACAAGGCCAGCCACAGGAAGTCCTCGGCCGCTGCCGCCTCCGCAGATGTCCCAGCCGACAGCAGCAACCCAACGGCAGCGACGACGTCGTCATCCTCGGGCAGCGGCAAGGCCCACGAGTGCTCCATCTGCCACAAGACCTTCCCCACCGGCCAGGCCCTCGGCGGCCACAAGCGTTGCCACTACGACGGCGGCAGCGGCAGCTCCGCCGGCGCCTCCTCATCCTCTGGTGCCGTCGGCGGCTCAGGATCAAGGTCGACCTCGGGCCACGTCCACCTGGACCTTGACCTGAACCTGC is a genomic window containing:
- the LOC116202414 gene encoding zinc finger protein ZAT10-like; this translates as MALEALNSPTHTAAAPPFYVDDHHHRHRELWAKAKRSKRSRSESGSPANPAASDDPVASPSEEEYLALCLIMLARSGSGSASASASASASERPPEPPALKLSYKCAVCGKAFPSYQALGGHKASHRKSSAAAASADVPADSSNPTAATTSSSSGSGKAHECSICHKTFPTGQALGGHKRCHYDGGSGSSAGASSSSGAVGGSGSRSTSGHVHLDLDLNLPAPGEFSAEEQMIISRKDQGQSQLPAGGEQEVESPLPTKKPRLFLVGDDMGCPPPQGSIP